A genomic segment from Actinomadura hallensis encodes:
- a CDS encoding Ppx/GppA phosphatase family protein, giving the protein MTQAPPLRLGVLDIGSNSAHLRVADLWPGHPPAGVRSVKTAVRLAEATDRHGVIHRPAVGRLIGAVRESVASAAALGVDELIPFATSALRDSANRDDVVREVRAATGVGLGFLTGEQEARLTFLAARRWCGWSAGPMLLADIGGGSMELAAGSGREPDIALSLPLGAGRLTRHHLPRPPVPKNVRRALAAHVRSVLREATLEIAQLPPPVTAVATSKTFIQLARLCGAPMAKAGPYRERFLPRRELRRWLPRLARLSEEERTALPGIKASRARQILAGAIVADAVMDVLGLDRLAVCPWALREGLFLHRLDALAEGRSPDELPEHSPVVLRDVHLRAVP; this is encoded by the coding sequence ATGACACAGGCCCCCCCCCTGCGCCTAGGCGTACTGGACATCGGTTCCAACTCGGCCCACCTGCGGGTCGCCGACCTGTGGCCCGGCCACCCGCCCGCAGGCGTCCGGTCGGTGAAGACCGCGGTCCGGCTCGCCGAGGCCACCGACCGGCACGGCGTCATCCACCGCCCCGCGGTCGGGCGCCTGATCGGCGCGGTGCGCGAGTCGGTCGCGTCCGCGGCGGCCCTCGGCGTCGACGAGCTGATCCCCTTCGCGACGTCCGCGCTCCGCGACTCCGCCAACCGCGACGACGTCGTCCGCGAGGTCCGCGCCGCCACCGGCGTCGGGCTCGGCTTCCTCACCGGCGAGCAGGAGGCGCGGCTGACGTTCCTCGCCGCCCGCCGCTGGTGCGGCTGGTCGGCGGGCCCGATGCTGCTCGCCGACATCGGCGGCGGGTCCATGGAACTGGCCGCCGGCTCCGGCCGGGAACCGGACATCGCGCTGTCGCTGCCCCTCGGGGCGGGCCGCCTCACCCGCCACCACCTGCCGCGCCCGCCGGTCCCCAAGAACGTCCGCAGGGCGCTCGCCGCGCACGTCAGGTCGGTCCTGCGGGAGGCGACCCTGGAGATCGCGCAGCTGCCGCCCCCGGTCACGGCGGTGGCCACGTCCAAGACGTTCATCCAGCTCGCCCGGCTGTGCGGCGCCCCGATGGCGAAGGCGGGCCCCTACCGGGAGCGGTTCCTGCCCCGGCGCGAGCTGCGCCGCTGGCTGCCGAGGCTGGCGCGGCTGTCGGAGGAGGAGCGGACCGCGCTGCCGGGGATCAAGGCGTCGCGGGCCCGCCAGATCCTCGCCGGCGCGATCGTCGCCGACGCCGTGATGGACGTCCTCGGGCTCGACCGGCTCGCCGTCTGCCCGTGGGCGCTGCGCGAGGGCCTGTTCCTGCACCGGCTCGACGCGCTCGCCGAGGGGCGCAGTCCCGACGAGCTGCCGGAGCACAGCCCGGTCGTCCTGCGCGACGTGCACCTGCGCGCCGTCCCCTGA